Genomic segment of Coffea arabica cultivar ET-39 chromosome 1e, Coffea Arabica ET-39 HiFi, whole genome shotgun sequence:
GCTCTTTAGATAAAGTAAGATAACTTATAACTATTAGCACTCACTATTCCTTCGCAATAAATTGCACTAAATGCTCTCTAATTTCCTTAAAACTTTCTAGCAGGAAACAATAGGGTAAGATTACACATTCAAAGTCATAAGCAGTTGACTAGTGCCTTAATTaaccttttttctctttccatTTGAGAGGTGCAGATTGTTGAAGACCTGACAACAGTCAACCATGTAAGAAATGTCTTTTTTGAGCTCCAAGGTTCATTGGCAGATCACACTCCTTATGCAATATCCAGCAGCATGGGGAGTTCCTGTCAGGTACACATTTCTCCATCCTGTCCATTTACTGCCATGAGTGTATATGAGTATGATTCATCTGATAGTGTTAATTCTTTGCCAGTCAGATATAACAACGACAACTTTGAGCTCAGGGATACATCATGATTGCTTACAGCAGCTAGATACGAGTTTTGACAAAGATGGGATAAAATCTTGGTGTTCTGGATATTCATCCAATGAAAAAGATGGTTATTATCCTTGTAACCTATTAATGCCTGGAGTCTATCAAaataaaatggttgaaatgGTTAATAAACATGAAGGACCAGAAAACTCAGTACCAGAGTTTGATGTAGGTGAAGGTTTGCGAATACCAATTTCTGGAGATGCCTGTGTGGAGCAGCTGAACCTTGAAAACTTGAGAGCAACTGGTGACATCAACCATGATTTGCAAAGCAGCGGGTTTGGTGATTTGGCTCAGAGTTCAGAAAAAAGAGTTACTTTACATACCAATAACTTTTCTGGCAAAAATAGTCTATGTAATGTTGTTCCCTCTGCTGAGGATTCGGTCAAGGAGATGGCATATCTTCCTTCAGAAACCTTGGACTCCAAAGCTTGTAGTGATGAAAGAGGGATGTCTTGGTTCGACAATATTCAATATGCTGACATGCCTAAAGATTGTACAAATAGAATGGACATGCCTTTCAGGTTTTGTGGTGGCTACGAGCTTTATGAAGCATTGGGACCTGCTTTTCAGGAACAGCACTGCCATTTCGAATGGGACGcagaaaaaattgaatttggCATGTCCATTGAGATGTCAGAGGTGACGGGAAATAGCAGCCTGGTAAGTGCAAACTCTGGCACAGAGCATCTTCTGGATGCAGTGGTTGCAAATATTCAAAAGATTGAGAGCAGCAAAAATGAGAAGCCATGCGTTAAGTCTGAGCTACTTTTGAATCCTGAAAATATGTCAGAACCTTGTATGAGTGACATGGGCTCTATAAGTTCAGCAGGTTATTCTTTCAGTCGGGATGCACTAAACAGTTTCAACTCCTCGGTTGCAAGTGGTGTTCACTATTCTAAAGGCATTTCATCAACTAGCTGCAGTAGAGGTAGTGATACTTTGGAGAGGCCACAAGAATCCACTAAGATACAGAAGAAGAGGGCCAGGCCTGGTGAGAGTTGCAGACCTAGGCCAAGGGATCGACAATTGATTCAAGATCGAATCAAGGAGTTGCGAGAGCTTGTACCTAATGGATCTAAGGTAACTTTCAAGCCTCATTATTCCTATTTATTATGCTGGTCTTTTTCCATTTTATATTTGCTGAAAATTGCTGGATTGCAAAACAGTGCAGTATTGATTCACTTCTGGAGCGAACTATCAAGCACATGATTTTCATGCAAAGCATCACCAAGCATGCAGAAAAGCTTAATAAGTGCACTGGATCAAAGGTAACATGCCTTTTATGATACTTCCTGGTATCCTATTCTTTCGATTTACCTTGTGGTTGTCATCTGTGAACAAAGATACTTAGTTAGCCATGTCTTATGTGAAGAaaatactttcttttctttcttttcaaggGCTGGCTTATTTTCTTGAAGATCTTTTCATATTTACTATGATTGTGGTTGTTTTTTGAGAAATGGGGGTAGGATGagtaggaaaaaaagaaaagtgatGCAGTGCATGTGAACTACGAACTTTTCTTGAATTTGTGCATGGAGTATTACATTAATTAGTTATCATCTGCCTAAGGACATTGACTTCTTTGAGTTCTTCCGAATTTTGGACCTGTGATGAAAAGAGAAATCATTGGTTTTCAAAATCTGGATGATGTTCTGCATGAAAGTATCGAATACTATACAGTGCTGGAATTCCATAAAACTTTTGATAATATGAGCTTCACCAATTGGTAATCATGTCATCTGTCTCTAAGAAACAAAGATTCTTCCCGAATTGTAGTATGCTTTCCTAATTTCTTATGCCATTTTCCCTTGAGTGTCTCTTGATGATGTCTGGAGGCACTCTGGATGTGGGACAAAGCTGGATATTAATGACTTGATATCATTATGCTCCTATTGATAAAGTTGCAGAACTGAGGTGCACATTCTCAATCATGGGATAGGAGTCTTTGACATGTACATGATGATAAACTGTCTGAAAGATTACCTTTTTCAGAGACTTAATGGTGATTCTCTTACGTAATTACGCCTACATAGGGAATGTTACTGATGTAAAAGTTATCTTTCAACGTTAACTGTGATGGGAACGAGTTATTTCTTCAAAAATAAATAGGTCAATTTGACTTTGATAGTCAAGGCCAATAATTACAACATGTAGACCTATAGGAGAAAGTTGATATGCTTGACTCAGCAAATGTCTAATCAGTTGATAGAGAAttttattagtgattaaatttTTGGCACGTGTTGTGTGACGTAAAATTGGATGGACGTTTGGCTGTTCGTCATTTGcagggttctttttttttttttggagagggggggggggggggttgggttCTCAATTATGTGTAATTGGATTATCTTGTTGCATTGTTGATTTTGTAGTTGATGGAAAATGAACCAAGAATTGGAAGATCATCCAGCCATGAGCAGGGTTCAAGCTGGGCAGTGGAAGTGGGAAGCAACCTCAAAGTTTGCCCAATAATCGTGGAAAATTTGAACATGAGTGGCCAAATGCTAATAGAGGTATAGATCTGGCCATTTCTATAATCCAGCTATTAGGGACAAGGAAGGTTAAGACACAGATGGGCTTCTTTTGCTGTCATATGATAATAATTTCTTGCGATTGTTGCAGATGCTCTGTGATGAATGTTGCCATTTTCTTGAGATAGGAGAAGCCATTTGTAGCATGGGACTTATAGTTCTGAAAGGTGTTACGGAAACCTACGGTGAGAAAACATGGATGCGTTTTGTTGTTGAGGTACAAAACTTTCTGGGATGAAACAAATATTCCTTGTATCTGACTTTAAcaatattaatatatatgttGTTCTGAGACTCCATTTCTTTCCTGATTGAAGATCTGTTATTGATGCTTTCTGTAATtgcccgtttcttttgtttttacaATCTTGACGTTGTAGGGGCAGAACAACAGAAACCTGCATCGGATGGACATCCTTTGGTCACTTATGCAGTTATTGCAACCCAAGACAGAGATTTCAGATGGTAAACTCTAGGTGATACACCATTGCAAGGACCTGGTGGACAGATCAGTGTCAGAAATTCCGTATTTAACTATTTTCTGCTGCTCCTCACAGTAGTAGGGATGTTCTCAAACAGGAGAATAGCTTCCTGGTGATTGGATATTTGATTGTGTGGAGATGATACcttgttctttccttttcattcACGATGTTGTTAATTTGTGTGTCTAGGATGGTGTGATTCCCTGTATTGCGCTCGAATTGACCAGTTCTTGGTTTTTGATTTCCTTTGTTAGTGGCTTTGTGGAATTGGAAAAAGTACAAATCAGCGTCATGGTGAGAATCAAAAGTTTACTTGTGGTCATTGTTTCCCTTTTAATTCTGccaaagataattaaaaatttctcTTCAGCCTAAAATCCCGTTTAAATGGAAAAAAGCATGTACCACCGTGTAAGATTGCAAGCAAGAGGTGCCACTGAGGGTTATTTTGTCTGGCTAACGCCTATCCTAGtggaaat
This window contains:
- the LOC113715207 gene encoding transcription factor EMB1444 isoform X4 — protein: MGSKLHRALRCLCSNTGWNYAVFWKLNHRARMMLTWEDAYYDGEDYPRKMCPSNFVGNLQDRHCSHDPLQIALAKMSYHVYFLGEGIVGQVAVTGKHLWVSSDQHVAHPSSPYEHCDGWQTQFSAGIKTIAVVAVVPHGVVQLGSLDKVQIVEDLTTVNHVRNVFFELQGSLADHTPYAISSSMGSSCQSDITTTTLSSGIHHDCLQQLDTSFDKDGIKSWCSGYSSNEKDGEGLRIPISGDACVEQLNLENLRATGDINHDLQSSGFGDLAQSSEKRVTLHTNNFSGKNSLCNVVPSAEDSVKEMAYLPSETLDSKACSDERGMSWFDNIQYADMPKDCTNRMDMPFRFCGGYELYEALGPAFQEQHCHFEWDAEKIEFGMSIEMSEVTGNSSLVSANSGTEHLLDAVVANIQKIESSKNEKPCVKSELLLNPENMSEPCMSDMGSISSAGYSFSRDALNSFNSSVASGVHYSKGISSTSCSRGSDTLERPQESTKIQKKRARPGESCRPRPRDRQLIQDRIKELRELVPNGSKCSIDSLLERTIKHMIFMQSITKHAEKLNKCTGSKLMENEPRIGRSSSHEQGSSWAVEVGSNLKVCPIIVENLNMSGQMLIEMLCDECCHFLEIGEAICSMGLIVLKGVTETYGEKTWMRFVVEGQNNRNLHRMDILWSLMQLLQPKTEISDGKL
- the LOC113715207 gene encoding transcription factor EMB1444 isoform X1, whose amino-acid sequence is MGSKLHRALRCLCSNTGWNYAVFWKLNHRARMMLTWEDAYYDGEDYPRKMCPSNFVGNLQDRHCSHDPLQIALAKMSYHVYFLGEGIVGQVAVTGKHLWVSSDQHVAHPSSPYEHCDGWQTQFSAGIKTIAVVAVVPHGVVQLGSLDKVQIVEDLTTVNHVRNVFFELQGSLADHTPYAISSSMGSSCQSDITTTTLSSGIHHDCLQQLDTSFDKDGIKSWCSGYSSNEKDGYYPCNLLMPGVYQNKMVEMVNKHEGPENSVPEFDVGEGLRIPISGDACVEQLNLENLRATGDINHDLQSSGFGDLAQSSEKRVTLHTNNFSGKNSLCNVVPSAEDSVKEMAYLPSETLDSKACSDERGMSWFDNIQYADMPKDCTNRMDMPFRFCGGYELYEALGPAFQEQHCHFEWDAEKIEFGMSIEMSEVTGNSSLVSANSGTEHLLDAVVANIQKIESSKNEKPCVKSELLLNPENMSEPCMSDMGSISSAGYSFSRDALNSFNSSVASGVHYSKGISSTSCSRGSDTLERPQESTKIQKKRARPGESCRPRPRDRQLIQDRIKELRELVPNGSKCSIDSLLERTIKHMIFMQSITKHAEKLNKCTGSKLMENEPRIGRSSSHEQGSSWAVEVGSNLKVCPIIVENLNMSGQMLIEMLCDECCHFLEIGEAICSMGLIVLKGVTETYGEKTWMRFVVEGQNNRNLHRMDILWSLMQLLQPKTEISDGKL
- the LOC113715207 gene encoding transcription factor bHLH155 isoform X3, with translation MGSKLHRALRCLCSNTGWNYAVFWKLNHRARMMLTWEDAYYDGEDYPRKMCPSNFVGNLQDRHCSHDPLQIALAKMSYHVYFLGEGIVGQVAVTGKHLWVSSDQHVAHPSSPYEHCDGWQTQFSAGIKTIAVVAVVPHGVVQLGSLDKVQIVEDLTTVNHVRNVFFELQGSLADHTPYAISSSMGSSCQSDITTTTLSSGIHHDCLQQLDTSFDKDGIKSWCSGYSSNEKDGYYPCNLLMPGVYQNKMVEMVNKHEGPENSVPEFDVGEGLRIPISGDACVEQLNLENLRATGDINHDLQSSGFGDLAQSSEKRVTLHTNNFSGKNSLCNVVPSAEDSVKEMAYLPSETLDSKACSDERGMSWFDNIQYADMPKDCTNRMDMPFRFCGGYELYEALGPAFQEQHCHFEWDAEKIEFGMSIEMSEVTGNSSLVSANSGTEHLLDAVVANIQKIESSKNEKPCVKSELLLNPENMSEPCMSDMGSISSAGYSFSRDALNSFNSSVASGVHYSKGISSTSCSRGSDTLERPQESTKIQKKRARPGESCRPRPRDRQLIQDRIKELRELVPNGSKCSIDSLLERTIKHMIFMQSITKHAEKLNKCTGSKLMENEPRIGRSSSHEQGSSWAVEVGSNLKVCPIIVENLNMSGQMLIEMLCDECCHFLEIGEAICSMGLIVLKGVTETYGAEQQKPASDGHPLVTYAVIATQDRDFRW
- the LOC113715207 gene encoding transcription factor EMB1444 isoform X2, with product MGSKLHRALRCLCSNTGWNYAVFWKLNHRARMMLTWEDAYYDGEDYPRKMCPSNFVGNLQDRHCSHDPLQIALAKMSYHVYFLGEGIVGQVAVTGKHLWVSSDQHVAHPSSPYEHCDGWQTQFSAGIKTIAVVAVVPHGVVQLGSLDKIVEDLTTVNHVRNVFFELQGSLADHTPYAISSSMGSSCQSDITTTTLSSGIHHDCLQQLDTSFDKDGIKSWCSGYSSNEKDGYYPCNLLMPGVYQNKMVEMVNKHEGPENSVPEFDVGEGLRIPISGDACVEQLNLENLRATGDINHDLQSSGFGDLAQSSEKRVTLHTNNFSGKNSLCNVVPSAEDSVKEMAYLPSETLDSKACSDERGMSWFDNIQYADMPKDCTNRMDMPFRFCGGYELYEALGPAFQEQHCHFEWDAEKIEFGMSIEMSEVTGNSSLVSANSGTEHLLDAVVANIQKIESSKNEKPCVKSELLLNPENMSEPCMSDMGSISSAGYSFSRDALNSFNSSVASGVHYSKGISSTSCSRGSDTLERPQESTKIQKKRARPGESCRPRPRDRQLIQDRIKELRELVPNGSKCSIDSLLERTIKHMIFMQSITKHAEKLNKCTGSKLMENEPRIGRSSSHEQGSSWAVEVGSNLKVCPIIVENLNMSGQMLIEMLCDECCHFLEIGEAICSMGLIVLKGVTETYGEKTWMRFVVEGQNNRNLHRMDILWSLMQLLQPKTEISDGKL